In the Wyeomyia smithii strain HCP4-BCI-WySm-NY-G18 chromosome 2, ASM2978416v1, whole genome shotgun sequence genome, one interval contains:
- the LOC129724708 gene encoding acyl-CoA-binding protein homolog: MSLDQKFNEAAEKVKTFTKRPSDQELLVLYALFKQATVGDNTTDKPGMLDLKGKAKWQAWLDKKGTPQDTAKEEYIKLVEELTAKYL, translated from the exons ATGTCACTAGATCAG AAATTCAACGAAGCAGCCGAAAAGGTTAAGACCTTCACGAAACGCCCCTCGGACCAGGAACTACTCGTGCTGTACGCACTGTTCAAACAGGCCACCGTTGGGGATAACACCACCGATAAACCCGGCATGCTGGACCTGAAGGGCAAGGCCAAATGGCAGGCGTGGCTCGACAAGAAGGGAACCCCACAGGATACGGCCAAGGAAGAGTACATCAAACTGGTGGAGGAGCTGACGGCGAAGTATCTATGA